The DNA region TCCACGACCTGGGAGGCGTGCACCACCGAGACCGGCAGGCCCTTGACGTCGTGGCGGGCGAGCTGCTCGCCCACGGCGTCCCGGTCGCCGACCAGGATGATCTCGGCCTTGCCGGCCTTGGCGGCGTGCAAGGCGCCGGGCACGACCACGTGGGGACCGAAGTCCCCGCCCATGGCGTCCACGGCGATGCGCGGCTTGCTATTCGGCATCGTCCTTCCGCAGCATCTGGCGACCACGGTAGGTGCCGCAGCTGGGGCAGATGCGGTGGGGGAGCGTGGGCTCGCCGCAGGAGCACAGGACCACGGCGGGAACGGGCACGTGGTCGTGGGAGCGGCGCATGCCTTTGCGGGACTTGGAGATTTTTCTATTGGGGACGGCCATGGCGATCACCTCGCTTGGAGTTTAAGGTCAGGTATCG from Solidesulfovibrio sp. includes:
- the rpmF gene encoding 50S ribosomal protein L32, encoding MAVPNRKISKSRKGMRRSHDHVPVPAVVLCSCGEPTLPHRICPSCGTYRGRQMLRKDDAE